The stretch of DNA TCGGCGATGTAGGGCGGGATCCGCGCGTGCGGGTTCGCCGGCCCCATCGGCTGGGGGGCGTCGTTACGCTGGTCGGACGCTCTCAAGTCACGACCCTCGGCGGAGCGGCGGGACCCACGGGGGAGAAATGAGGGGGTGAAGGCCGTCGACTAGAGCGCCTCGCCACCCGTCTCGCCGGTGCGGATACGGACCGCGTTCTCGAGGTTGTAGACGAAGACCTTGCCATCGCCGATCTGCCCGGTGTGGGCCGATTTGAGGATGGCGTCCACGGCGGTTTGGACCCGGTCGTCATCGACGACGACCTCAAGCTTCACCTTCGGCACAAAATCCACGGCGTACTCGGTGCCGCGGTACATCTCGGTGTGGCCCTTCTGGCGGCCGAAGCCGCGGACCTCGGTGATGGTCATGCCGGCGACGCCCTGCTCGGTGAGGGCGTTCTTGACGTCTTCCAGCTTGTAGTGACGGACGATCGCTTCGATTTTCTTCATGTCGATTCCCTGCGGAACGTGCGGCGCCAGCTGGCGGCCCGACGGCTAGTATCTACGGACCATGGACGGCTCCGATCGTAGCATAAGCACCGCGGGGGGACAGCGGGCCCTCAGTCGGCGGCCTTTTCCCAGGGGACATCCGCCTGGCCGGCCATCTGGTTGGCGGCCCGGGCGAGGACGAACAACAGGTCGCTGAGTCGATTGACGTAGCGGATCGGCACGTCCCGCAGCGGGTGCACGCCGGAGAGGGCGACGATCTCTCGTTCGGCCCGCCGGCAGACGCAGCGGGCGACGTGCAGCTGGCCCGCCACAGCCGTCCCGCCGGGGAGGATGAACTGCCGGAGGGGTGGGAGCTGGGATTCGTGGTGGTCGATCGCCCGCTCAAGGTCCTCGATGTGCCGCGGCTGGATGACCTCGAGACCTTTTTCCTGAGCGTCTGGCGTCGCCAGCTCGGCGCCGAGGTCGAAGAGGCGGTTCTGTAGGGTCCCGAGCAAGGCGTCGAACCCAGAGGCGGCGGCCGCGTCGAGGTCGGTCGAGCGGGCCAGCTCGGCGCGGGCGACGCCGAGCGTAGCGTTGAGCTCGTCGAGTGTGCCGTAGGCGGCGATCCGCGGGTGGTCCTTCCGGACACGACCGCCCCCGAAAAGGCCCGTTTCGCCGGCGTCGCCGGATTTGGTGTAGATCTTCATCGTGGCTGGGTGGTCGTGAGTGGGCTAATCGTGAGTGGGCTGGTGTGTGGGCTGGAAAAGCGCTGCCTGACGGAGTCCCGCCCCCTGTGTAGGGAGCCTAGTCGTTGCCCGGCGAATCTCCCAGTCGCGCAGCCGTGTTGCCTCGATTCAACACACGATCCACGGCCCCCCGCAGCGGGTGGCATTCGGGGGCGGATCGTGCCGGTTTTGCCGCGCCCCGCCGGGGCAGTTCGGGGGCACGCAACCGTTCGTTGCTGGCGGCAGCTTGTCGTGACCTACGGTTGGGTGCGGTTCAGGACGCCCCGACGCCGGGGCTGCTGTGGACCGATGGCGTCGGCCCTGTCGACGCCAATCCCGTAGTAGAGACCCCCGACGACCGAGCGACCCCCATGGGATTCCTCAAGAGCTTCTTCAACAACGTCTTCGACGACTCGGACCTGCCCAACGGCGGCGGCGTCGCTACGGCGACCGCTTCGCTGGCCAGCTCGTTCGAGGCCGTCTCCGAGCGCGAGCTCGAGGCGCACCTCGCCGTCTCGCGCTACGGCAAGTTCGAGCTCACCGACGCGATCCGTCCGAGCTTCGGGCTGGAGGTCGTGCCGCGCCAGGGCTTCCGCCACGACACCTACCGCGACGAGGACTCGCGGAGTGACGTGCCGGTGCTGATGGCGTCGGCGACCAAGTCGCAGCTGATCGACACGTTCATGGAGCTGCTCGAGCCGCTGGGCCCGGTGGTCGATGTCGTGCTTGAGACCAGCCACACCTGCTCGGGCGGCGGTCACACCGACCTGTACCGCGAGCACATCGACATGCCGATCCTGCAGTCGATCCTGTGGGACTTCGAGGACCTGCTGCTCAACGACGGCTGCACCGGCGTCGCCGTGCTGAACCCACGGTTGCCGCAAGAGGTGCAGCTCGACGAGCACAAGCTATTGATCGTCTACGGCAACGAACTGTCGGCGTACGAGAACATTCTGATCGACCACCACGTCGACTGCGACGAGCAGCTGCGGTTCATCACCGAGGCGGAACACGTCCACTCGACGACCGAGCGTTATGTCGAGCAGTTCGAAGAACTCAAGATGCGCCTCGGGATGGACGGCTGCCTGTAAGCCAGCGTCGATCGCTTCGAAACAAACACCAAGCCGGCGGCGGGAACATCCCGCCGCCGGCTTGGTTCGTTTGGTAGAGAATCTGCTCGGTTAGGAGCGACGACGTGCCACGAAGACTGCAAAGGCCAAGAAGCCGAGCGTCGCAGAGGTGGGCTCGGGAACGAGTACGATATTGTCAATAAGGATGAAGTGCGCGCTGCCGAAGAGTTCGTCGCCTTCCCACAGCCCGTCGTCAACGAGGGGGTTCGGGTCTGGGCCGGGTTGGAGATTCAGGTCGGCTACCGAGTTGAAGGCGTCGTTGTAGCCTACCATGATGGTCCCACCGCTCAGGACGCCGCCGACATCTTCGTAGGTATCGATAGGGCTGCCGTTGATCGAGAAGATGTACGTGGAACCGGTCTTCTCGATCCCCACCTCGATCCACGTGTTACGCGGGCCCAGGCCGCTCTGGTCGGCTAGACCGGGGATTGGTGGTCGGCTGTCGTAATTGCCCAAGT from Botrimarina mediterranea encodes:
- a CDS encoding cob(I)yrinic acid a,c-diamide adenosyltransferase, with protein sequence MKIYTKSGDAGETGLFGGGRVRKDHPRIAAYGTLDELNATLGVARAELARSTDLDAAAASGFDALLGTLQNRLFDLGAELATPDAQEKGLEVIQPRHIEDLERAIDHHESQLPPLRQFILPGGTAVAGQLHVARCVCRRAEREIVALSGVHPLRDVPIRYVNRLSDLLFVLARAANQMAGQADVPWEKAAD
- a CDS encoding P-II family nitrogen regulator, translated to MKKIEAIVRHYKLEDVKNALTEQGVAGMTITEVRGFGRQKGHTEMYRGTEYAVDFVPKVKLEVVVDDDRVQTAVDAILKSAHTGQIGDGKVFVYNLENAVRIRTGETGGEAL